Proteins from a single region of Euleptes europaea isolate rEulEur1 chromosome 21, rEulEur1.hap1, whole genome shotgun sequence:
- the CYTH3 gene encoding cytohesin-3, translated as MDEEGGGSVPDDLSTEEREELLNIRRRKKELIDDIERLKFEIAEVMTEIDNLTSVEECKTSQRNKQIAMGRKKFNMDPKKGIQFLIENDLLQNTPEDIAKFLYKGEGLNKTVIGDYLGERDDFNIKVLQAFVELHEFADLNLVQALRQFLWSFRLPGEAQKIDRMMEAFAARYCLCNPGVFQSTDTCYVLSFAIIMLNTSLHNHNVRDKPTVERFISMNCGINEGGDLPEELLRNLYESIKNEPFKIPEDDGNDLTHTFFNPDREGWLLKLGGRVKTWKRRWFILTDNCLYYFEYTTDKEPRGIIPLENLSIREVEDPRKPNCFELYNPSHKGQVIKACKTEADGRVVEGNHVVYRISAPTPEEKEEWIKSIKASISKDPFYDMLATRKRRIANKK; from the exons TGCCTGATGACCTTTCTACAGAGGAGAGAGAAGAGCTGTTGAATATTCGTCGTAGAAAAAAGGAATTAATCGATGATATTGAG AGGCTAAAATTCGAAATAGCAGAGGTTATGACGGAAATCGATAACTTGACAAGCGTGGAGGAATG CAAAACGTCACAGAGGAACAAGCAAATAGCGATGGGGCGAAAAAAGTTCAACATGGATCCGAAAAAG gGAATCCAGTTTCTCATAGAAAACGACCTCTTGCAGAACACCCCGGAAGACATTGCAAAATTCCTTTATAAAGGGGAAGGACTAAATAAAACTGTAATTGGAGATTATCTCGGCGAAAG GGATGATTTTAATATTAAAGTACTTCAAGCTTTTGTTGAACTCCATGAGTTTGCTGATCTCAATCTCGTCCAAGCCTTAAG GCAGTTCCTGTGGAGTTTCAGGCTTCCAGGAGAGGCGCAAAAGATTGATCGTATGATGGAAGCTTTCGCTGCACGCTATTGCCTTTGTAACCCTGGAGTCTTTCAGTCTACAG ATACGTGCTATGTGCTATCTTTTGCCATCATCATGTTAAACACTAGCCTACACAACCACAACGTCAGAGATAAGCCAACGGTGGAGCGGTTTATATCTATGAACTGCGGCATCAATGAGGGCGGTGACCTCCCGGAGGAATTGCTGCGG aATCTATACGAAAGCATTAAAAACGAGCCCTTTAAAATTCCAGAGGATGATGGGAATGATTTAACCCATACGTTTTTTAACCCAGACCGAGAAGGTTGGCTGCTGAAATTAG GAGGAAGAGTAAAAACGTGGAAAAGGAGATGGTTTATCCTGACAGATAACTGCCTGTATTACTTTGAATACACAACA GACAAAGAACCCCGAGGAATTATCCCTTTGGAAAACCTCAGCATAAGAGAAGTTGAGGATCCACGAAAACCA AACTGTTTTGAGCTCTACAACCCCAGCCACAAGGGCCAAGTCATTAAAGCCTGCAAGACGGAAGCGGACGGCCGGGTGGTCGAAGGCAACCATGTGGTTTACAGgatctctgcccccacccccgaggAGAAAGAGGAGTGGATCAAGTCCATCAA AGCAAGCATCAGCAAGGACCCATTCTATGACATGCTGGCAACCCGGAAGAGGAGAATTGCCAACAAAAAATAG